A stretch of Halostagnicola kamekurae DNA encodes these proteins:
- a CDS encoding DNA-directed DNA polymerase gives MTDAAQTGLDSFSPESDERPAEEAMAVAGNGGADRSEVVDVVEETIPEATGELDLAVMQVDYTIDGYGDDERVIMNVFGRTPDGTLEHVRVLGFRPYFYAPTESLEHPPEEEYDRLTGHEETDEDDEPYESIRGEKLTKIFGQTPRDVGKVRDEFEHFEADVLFPNRFLIDKDVRSGITVAERRADDGTLHVPHDEVAAADVDADPRVCTFDIEVNDRAGFPEDGEEPIVCLTSHDSYRDEYVMWLYEAPVGDGATPTAIEEYEPIEGDIDHEVRSFADEEAMLEAFLDYVDDTDPDILTGWNFEDFDCPYFLDRLEELEGPHHDYDLNPDRLSRVDEVWRSGWGGPDVKGRVVFDLLYAYQRMVFSELDSYRLDAVGEAELGVGKERYAGSIGDLWEDDPTRLLEYNLRDVELCVELDRQQEIIAFWDEVRSFVGCKLEDAPTPGDTVDMYVLHQAHGQFALPSKGQQEADEEYEGGAVFEPITGVRENVTVLDLKSLYPMCMVTINASPETKVDPETYDGETHVAPSGTHFRKKPDGVMREMINELLAEREEKKSLRNEYEPGTREYEQYDRQQGAVKVIMNSLYGVSGWERFRLYDKDAASAITATGREVIEFTETAASELDHTVAYGDTDSVMLELGPDVTKEDALEQSFDIEDYVNDRYDDFAREELNADSHRFQIEFEKLYRRFFQAGTKKRYAGHIVWKEGKDVDDIDITGFEYKRSDIAPITKEVQHQVIEMIVREGDIEGVKEYVNGIIEDFESGNVNPEEIAIPGGIGKRLDNYDTDTAQVRGAKYANLLLGTNFDRGSKPKRLYLERVDPAFFRRLEDEDEFDARRDPLYGAFKRDPDVICFEYDDQIPPEFEIDYDTMLEKTLKGPIERILEALDVSWEEVKSGQEQTGLDSFM, from the coding sequence ATGACCGACGCGGCACAGACCGGCCTCGACTCGTTTTCTCCCGAGTCCGACGAGCGGCCGGCGGAAGAAGCGATGGCCGTCGCTGGGAACGGCGGAGCGGATCGTTCGGAAGTGGTCGACGTCGTCGAGGAAACGATCCCCGAGGCCACGGGCGAACTCGACCTCGCCGTGATGCAGGTCGATTATACGATCGACGGCTACGGCGACGACGAGCGCGTGATCATGAACGTGTTCGGTCGAACTCCCGACGGAACGCTCGAGCACGTCCGCGTTCTCGGGTTCCGGCCGTACTTTTACGCGCCCACAGAGTCGCTCGAGCACCCGCCGGAAGAGGAGTACGACCGGTTGACCGGCCACGAAGAGACCGACGAAGACGACGAGCCCTACGAGAGTATCCGCGGCGAGAAACTGACGAAGATATTCGGCCAGACGCCGCGAGACGTCGGGAAAGTCAGAGACGAGTTCGAGCACTTCGAGGCCGACGTCCTGTTCCCGAACCGGTTTCTCATCGACAAGGACGTTCGAAGCGGGATCACGGTCGCCGAACGACGGGCCGACGACGGGACGCTCCACGTTCCACACGACGAAGTGGCCGCGGCCGACGTCGACGCCGACCCGCGCGTCTGTACCTTCGACATCGAGGTCAACGACCGGGCCGGGTTCCCCGAAGACGGCGAGGAACCCATCGTCTGTCTCACGAGCCACGACTCCTACCGCGACGAGTACGTGATGTGGCTCTACGAGGCACCGGTCGGCGACGGGGCGACCCCGACGGCGATCGAGGAGTACGAACCGATCGAAGGCGACATCGACCACGAGGTCCGAAGCTTCGCCGACGAGGAGGCGATGCTCGAGGCGTTTCTCGATTACGTCGACGACACCGATCCGGATATCCTCACGGGTTGGAACTTCGAGGACTTCGACTGCCCGTACTTCCTCGATCGGCTCGAGGAACTCGAGGGACCGCACCACGACTACGACCTGAACCCGGATCGCCTCTCGCGCGTCGACGAGGTCTGGCGAAGCGGCTGGGGCGGTCCCGACGTGAAAGGCCGCGTCGTGTTCGACCTGCTGTATGCGTACCAGCGGATGGTCTTCTCGGAACTCGACTCCTACCGGCTCGACGCCGTCGGCGAGGCCGAACTCGGCGTCGGCAAGGAACGCTACGCCGGCTCGATCGGCGACCTCTGGGAGGACGACCCGACGCGCCTGCTCGAGTACAACCTCCGGGACGTCGAACTCTGCGTCGAACTCGATCGCCAACAGGAGATCATCGCCTTCTGGGACGAGGTGCGCTCGTTCGTCGGCTGTAAACTCGAGGACGCCCCGACGCCCGGCGATACCGTCGACATGTACGTCCTTCATCAGGCCCATGGCCAGTTCGCGCTTCCCTCGAAAGGCCAGCAGGAAGCCGACGAGGAGTACGAGGGCGGGGCCGTCTTTGAGCCGATTACGGGCGTTCGAGAGAACGTCACCGTCCTCGACCTGAAGAGCCTGTATCCGATGTGTATGGTGACGATCAACGCCTCGCCGGAGACGAAAGTCGACCCCGAAACCTACGACGGCGAGACCCACGTCGCGCCCTCTGGAACGCACTTCCGGAAGAAGCCCGACGGCGTGATGCGAGAGATGATCAACGAACTGCTCGCAGAGCGAGAGGAGAAGAAGTCGCTCCGAAACGAGTACGAACCCGGCACTCGCGAGTACGAGCAGTACGACCGCCAGCAAGGGGCCGTGAAGGTCATCATGAACAGCCTCTACGGCGTGTCGGGGTGGGAGCGGTTCCGTCTCTACGACAAGGATGCAGCATCGGCGATCACCGCCACGGGACGAGAGGTCATCGAGTTCACCGAAACCGCAGCGAGCGAGCTCGATCACACCGTCGCCTACGGGGACACAGACTCGGTCATGCTCGAGCTCGGACCGGACGTTACGAAAGAGGACGCGCTCGAGCAGTCGTTCGACATCGAGGATTACGTCAACGACCGCTACGACGACTTCGCGCGCGAGGAACTGAACGCAGACTCCCATCGCTTCCAGATCGAGTTCGAGAAGCTCTACCGGCGCTTCTTCCAGGCGGGAACGAAGAAACGCTACGCGGGCCACATCGTCTGGAAGGAGGGTAAAGACGTCGACGACATCGACATCACCGGCTTCGAGTACAAGCGATCGGACATCGCCCCGATCACGAAGGAGGTCCAGCATCAGGTCATCGAGATGATCGTCCGCGAGGGCGACATCGAGGGCGTCAAAGAGTACGTCAACGGGATCATCGAGGACTTCGAATCCGGGAACGTCAACCCCGAAGAGATCGCCATTCCGGGAGGCATCGGAAAACGACTCGACAACTACGACACCGACACCGCACAGGTTCGCGGCGCGAAGTACGCGAACCTCCTGCTTGGAACCAACTTCGACCGCGGATCCAAGCCCAAGCGACTCTACCTCGAGCGGGTCGATCCCGCCTTCTTCCGGCGACTCGAGGACGAAGACGAGTTCGACGCCCGCCGTGACCCCCTCTACGGCGCGTTCAAACGCGACCCGGACGTCATCTGCTTCGAGTACGACGACCAGATCCCGCCCGAGTTCGAGATCGACTACGATACGATGCTCGAGAAGACGTTGAAGGGACCGATCGAACGAATCCTCGAGGCGCTCGACGTGTCGTGGGAGGAGGTCAAATCCGGACAGGAACAGACCGGCCTCGACAGCTTCATGTGA